CGAGTAGTGCAGTTTTTAAATCTTCCATACCCTTCTTTGGAAAAGCACTTTTCGCCAGGGCCAAGGCTCCTGCAATCTGTGGAGTCGCAAAAGAAGTACCATATGCATATCCATATGTTTTTCCATCAGAAGAAAACTCGGCAACACTAGTAGAATAAACCGCTTCACCGTAAGCTGAGATATCTATACATTTACTTCCATAGTCAGAAAAAACCGAATTACTCAACTGCGAATTTATAGATGCAACACCAACTACCCAGTCACCACTTCCATCATTGCAAACAGGTGAAATAGGCGTTTTATCAAAATTGCGCCCATAGTACTTCTGAGCCTTGGACAGCTCTTGATTACCATTGCCGGCTGCAACAATTACAAAAACACCTCTGTCATGTGCATACTCCATAACCTGATCGTATGAAGGATCAAAAATCGGATTATTACCAAATCCGGTCAAACTCATATTTATGATATCTGCACCATTATCAACCGCATATCTAACTGCATTGTAAACTGCATTACCTGAGCAATTTTCCAATCCACATACGGTTAGCGGCATTATTTTGGCACCCGGAGCTATCCCGGCTATACCTATTTGATTATTAGCTTTTGCCGCAATCACTCCGGCAACCAAAGTCCCATGATCTCCCTTTGGACTTAAGTCCGTACCGTTATCTCGAAAATTATATCCATTCACATCATCAATATATCCATTATTATCGTTATCGATACCGTCTCCTTTTATCTCATCAATATTTTGCCATATTGCATGTTTAAGATCCGGATGAGACATATCCACCCCATCATCCAACAACGCAACAACGACACCAGCTCCTCGCGTCTCAAAAGCACTCCATGCTTTATCAACATTTGCATTGAATAAGTAAGTTTGCAAATGAGAGAATTCATCGTTTGAAAGCCCTGTGTGAGAATTAATATCAAAAACCACCTGACTTCCATTACTCCTTTTTATAGTCATTTTTGTCGTAGGATTTTTGAGCTCCGGAACTATGAATGTGATTTCCCCGGTTGTCCATGGCTGTACCTGTGAAACATATACGTCATCCAGTTTTAGAATTCCCATTGTGTTTCCAAAATAATATCCGGTAACGGTTACTGTCTGCCCGGCGGTAAGTGAAAAGATCTGATTCCCCCTATCGTCATACAATTTACCTATAGTTGGTAATACTGTTACAGTATCTCCCTTAGCATCTTCCGTATAGAGACCTGACCCATTTAATCTAACAATATGCGACTCACCCTGAGATGGCATACCCAAAACATTCATTGTAAATTTTATTTCAGTATCAGTCCAAGTCGTAATACTATCCTTGTTTATACAAAGCTTGCCCCAGCATACTTGAGAATATTGAGTCATTTCGTCTCCAAACCCATTTCCATTGATCGTCACGGTATCTCCAAATGAAAATTGTTTCGGCACAAC
This is a stretch of genomic DNA from Candidatus Peregrinibacteria bacterium. It encodes these proteins:
- a CDS encoding DUF3307 domain-containing protein encodes the protein METFSIVFRDGLHLFLYLLFAHLIGDFLLQPAKLLLWKKRENKGILAHVSIHFVVTCILLSPYIFMSSGGLYTLLGILGIVVVHFFIDQEKIKLEKKTPANSFKLYVIDQCAHVSVILIFTLLLQFIANVEFGGSMVVEMYLSKQFVFYLISLICVTYTWEITKYEKHRNVEKKLKAFSPNIKNMMIRGFIVSAIFMIFTPFTVNAASSQYATSDARNANITGVVPKQFSFGDTVTINGNGFGDEMTQYSQVCWGKLCINKDSITTWTDTEIKFTMNVLGMPSQGESHIVRLNGSGLYTEDAKGDTVTVLPTIGKLYDDRGNQIFSLTAGQTVTVTGYYFGNTMGILKLDDVYVSQVQPWTTGEITFIVPELKNPTTKMTIKRSNGSQVVFDINSHTGLSNDEFSHLQTYLFNANVDKAWSAFETRGAGVVVALLDDGVDMSHPDLKHAIWQNIDEIKGDGIDNDNNGYIDDVNGYNFRDNGTDLSPKGDHGTLVAGVIAAKANNQIGIAGIAPGAKIMPLTVCGLENCSGNAVYNAVRYAVDNGADIINMSLTGFGNNPIFDPSYDQVMEYAHDRGVFVIVAAGNGNQELSKAQKYYGRNFDKTPISPVCNDGSGDWVVGVASINSQLSNSVFSDYGSKCIDISAYGEAVYSTSVAEFSSDGKTYGYAYGTSFATPQIAGALALAKSAFPKKGMEDLKTALLESGILLDTNLALEYKGGFGRGLDIYGFLNQLSGFPDVQGEPQPSPTQTVNDTVMSQGAFSDIGGTHKSYMAITYLSGEGVIEGYEDGTFKPENDVNRAELLKLLLGGQGIDPDQNRYRNCFTDVNEEWFARYVCYAKSQGWVDGYSDGSFRPAQTVNKVEALKMMVKSYGLTLGQEQPTYVDVHESDWFYQYVALGQKLGILEERGALFNASRGKSRASIAENIFRILAVQAERANTYTAEIGAQFIAQLQI